From Mucilaginibacter rubeus, a single genomic window includes:
- a CDS encoding DNA adenine methylase gives MSEEIVADDLVIASKIPHVLKYMGSKREILDFVMDAIADLKVESDWFCDLFGGTSVVGASLKGKYNIHSNDIQAYSGVLARTYLSDLKSNINVTDIDIIKKEATVLVEEFKLKFPELIFDYAGTNQIDAIITIEKAQQELIDKDFDIGFHLFAKYYSGTYWNFEQCIWIDSLRCIAERHKDKPLYYAIMSSLISAMSYVSQSTGHYAQYRDISSKNLEDILIYRRRNLWYYFERKFKELTISLNGTATKDYRVTTLDYLDCLRVVENGSIIYADPPYQSVHYSRFYHALETLVRYDYPSVLHKGRYREDRHQSPFCKKTTVQGAFVSLFNAVKNKNAHLALSYSDTGMITLKQITDLADTVFNGLYSVFVLEKNHMHSKMGRSDEKEQEVTEYIILFKKR, from the coding sequence ATGAGTGAAGAGATTGTCGCAGACGATTTAGTAATAGCATCAAAAATCCCGCACGTCCTAAAGTATATGGGTTCGAAAAGGGAAATTTTGGATTTTGTGATGGATGCCATTGCGGACTTGAAAGTTGAAAGCGATTGGTTTTGTGATTTGTTTGGGGGTACCAGCGTAGTAGGTGCCTCCCTGAAAGGTAAATATAACATCCATTCAAATGACATACAGGCTTATTCAGGGGTTTTAGCGAGAACTTATTTGAGTGATTTAAAATCCAATATCAATGTCACAGATATTGATATTATAAAAAAAGAGGCAACGGTTTTGGTCGAAGAATTCAAATTAAAGTTTCCGGAACTTATTTTTGACTATGCAGGCACCAACCAGATAGATGCGATAATTACAATTGAAAAAGCACAACAGGAACTGATAGATAAAGACTTCGATATTGGATTTCATTTATTTGCCAAATACTATTCCGGGACGTATTGGAATTTTGAACAATGTATTTGGATTGATTCCTTAAGATGTATAGCAGAAAGGCATAAAGATAAGCCTCTTTATTATGCAATAATGTCATCCCTGATCTCGGCTATGTCTTACGTCTCACAAAGTACAGGACACTATGCTCAATACAGAGATATTTCATCAAAAAATCTGGAAGATATACTAATCTACCGCAGAAGGAATCTTTGGTACTATTTTGAAAGAAAATTTAAAGAATTAACCATTAGCTTGAATGGTACGGCGACGAAAGATTATCGGGTTACAACTTTGGACTACCTTGATTGCTTACGTGTTGTCGAAAATGGTTCAATAATTTATGCCGACCCGCCGTACCAATCGGTTCATTATTCCCGGTTTTATCACGCTTTAGAGACATTGGTGCGTTACGATTACCCTTCTGTTTTGCATAAAGGACGGTACAGAGAAGACCGGCATCAGTCTCCATTTTGCAAGAAAACAACCGTACAGGGCGCCTTTGTTTCCTTGTTCAATGCAGTTAAGAATAAAAACGCGCATTTAGCATTGAGTTATAGTGACACGGGCATGATTACCTTAAAACAAATTACCGATTTAGCTGATACCGTATTTAACGGGCTTTATTCGGTTTTTGTATTGGAGAAAAATCACATGCATAGCAAAATGGGTAGAAGTGACGAAAAAGAGCAGGAGGTAACTGAATATATTATCTTATTCAAAAAAAGATAA
- a CDS encoding abortive infection family protein — protein sequence MEDNDIRKIRKVLSYKGRDDLADLIRYSKSTLDESSTYGSRLYSRLSTFTIFSPPSKQKNIEKLSEDDKSEIFNAVLLVYPLGDNEPEIKHVEYLPDFDSEEENVVEVKELERISFEFIHQQIKKCNNKIAEKDFDGAVTNARSLIESVSLFIVENIKKEKVEYDGNLIKLYKQVALLLKMSPGDYEDSNLKQILSGVFSIINGVSSLRNDYSDAHGLAPSKTSYKIDERHAILTINLSKTISEYLFLSYEKTLT from the coding sequence ATGGAAGATAATGATATAAGGAAAATAAGAAAGGTTTTAAGCTACAAGGGGCGTGATGATTTGGCCGACCTCATACGGTATTCTAAATCCACTCTTGACGAGTCGAGTACGTATGGTAGCCGTTTGTATTCGCGTTTGAGTACTTTTACTATTTTTTCTCCACCCTCAAAACAGAAGAATATCGAAAAACTGTCAGAAGACGACAAAAGTGAAATATTTAATGCCGTTTTATTAGTATACCCATTGGGTGACAATGAACCTGAAATAAAGCATGTTGAATATTTGCCAGATTTTGATAGTGAAGAGGAAAATGTCGTTGAGGTTAAAGAATTAGAACGAATATCTTTTGAATTCATCCATCAACAGATCAAAAAGTGCAACAATAAAATTGCCGAGAAAGATTTTGACGGTGCCGTTACGAATGCAAGATCTCTTATCGAATCAGTCAGTCTTTTTATTGTTGAAAATATCAAAAAGGAAAAAGTAGAATACGATGGTAATCTGATTAAGCTTTACAAACAGGTAGCTTTACTGTTGAAAATGTCACCGGGAGATTATGAGGATTCCAACCTAAAGCAAATCTTATCAGGTGTTTTTAGCATTATAAATGGCGTTTCAAGTCTAAGAAACGATTATAGCGATGCACATGGGCTTGCCCCTTCAAAAACCAGCTATAAGATTGACGAACGACACGCCATCTTGACCATCAATCTATCGAAAACTATTTCAGAATATCTATTTTTGAGTTATGAAAAAACTTTAACTTAA
- a CDS encoding recombinase family protein, translating into MSTTKLIAVYARVSTLNQEKEQTIENQLLVMHEYAKDNGYIIVKEYLDEFWTSDTLKRPALDQLRQDAKANLWQGVLIYDPDRLARRYSYQELVIDELKEAGIEVMFITVTTPENSEDKILYGVRGLFAEYERAKITERFRLGKLRKVKGGHILVSEPLYGYTYIPKKELQHGYYIFNEEEANTVRLIFSMVANEGLTVRKVTARLQELGIKPRKSKRGVWNTSTLTTLLRHRGYIGEGKWGSTTAVVPKKPLKVQKYKRVLKSSRIVKPKEEWFIIPIPPIIDQELFDRAQMQLSINSRMSQRNKKNDYLLAGIIRCTCGQTRTGEGPQHGKHLYYRCSDRVLKHPLPRTCLVGGVNARIADKLVWDELTALMTSPELLKQQIEDCLNNTREKAVSVVDNVEPLIKEIGKLKEEQSRYTKAYGQGLFTIEQLQEYSEPVKAHILKLEMQIQKAREAKRELETLNIPDQNEIRDFATEVMDGLAGLNFIEKQGIVRSVIDKIVGNQEHLVVSGFIPIENINVKLNDRYGKEIPQHNYDKVIPFSFVIKLPPPQKRGVDYGFISSKNNKSSPTSLSC; encoded by the coding sequence ATGAGTACAACAAAGCTAATAGCAGTATATGCACGCGTATCAACACTAAATCAAGAGAAAGAACAGACCATAGAAAATCAACTTTTAGTCATGCATGAATATGCAAAAGACAACGGCTATATCATTGTCAAAGAATATCTCGATGAGTTTTGGACAAGTGATACATTGAAGCGCCCCGCACTCGACCAGTTGCGCCAAGATGCCAAAGCTAACCTTTGGCAAGGCGTCTTAATCTATGATCCCGACAGATTGGCACGACGATACTCCTATCAGGAACTGGTGATTGATGAACTCAAAGAAGCGGGAATTGAGGTCATGTTTATAACCGTCACTACTCCGGAGAATAGTGAAGATAAAATCTTGTATGGGGTGCGCGGTTTGTTTGCAGAATATGAACGAGCGAAAATTACCGAGCGCTTTCGGTTGGGGAAGCTTCGCAAGGTAAAAGGGGGCCATATCTTAGTAAGTGAGCCGCTCTATGGTTATACCTATATTCCCAAAAAAGAGCTTCAACATGGGTATTACATATTCAACGAAGAAGAAGCAAATACGGTGAGGCTTATCTTTTCAATGGTCGCCAATGAAGGATTAACGGTAAGAAAAGTGACGGCGCGATTGCAGGAACTTGGTATTAAGCCGCGTAAGAGCAAGCGCGGGGTATGGAATACCAGCACCCTTACCACCTTACTACGTCACCGCGGATATATCGGCGAGGGAAAATGGGGAAGCACGACAGCGGTTGTGCCTAAAAAACCGCTCAAAGTGCAGAAATACAAGCGAGTGCTAAAAAGCAGCAGAATAGTCAAGCCGAAAGAAGAATGGTTCATTATCCCTATCCCTCCTATTATCGATCAGGAACTTTTCGACCGTGCACAAATGCAATTGTCAATAAACTCCCGTATGTCACAGCGAAATAAGAAAAATGACTATTTGTTGGCCGGTATAATACGGTGTACGTGTGGTCAGACAAGAACAGGAGAAGGTCCTCAGCATGGCAAACACCTTTATTATCGCTGTTCTGATAGGGTGTTAAAACACCCGCTACCACGAACATGCTTGGTGGGCGGCGTTAATGCTCGCATTGCCGATAAACTCGTGTGGGATGAGCTAACTGCTCTCATGACGTCGCCGGAATTGCTTAAACAGCAGATCGAAGATTGCCTAAATAATACTCGAGAAAAAGCAGTATCTGTTGTAGATAATGTTGAGCCTTTAATCAAGGAGATTGGCAAACTTAAAGAAGAACAGTCACGATACACAAAAGCTTACGGCCAAGGACTTTTTACAATAGAACAATTGCAGGAATATTCTGAACCAGTAAAAGCTCATATTCTAAAACTGGAAATGCAAATACAAAAAGCAAGGGAGGCAAAACGAGAGTTGGAAACACTGAATATACCAGATCAGAATGAAATACGAGATTTTGCCACGGAAGTGATGGATGGGCTTGCAGGCTTGAATTTTATTGAAAAACAAGGCATAGTACGCTCTGTTATAGATAAGATCGTCGGAAATCAGGAACATTTAGTAGTTAGCGGATTTATTCCGATAGAAAATATCAATGTCAAACTTAACGATAGGTACGGCAAAGAAATACCTCAACATAATTATGATAAGGTTATCCCGTTCTCCTTTGTCATAAAACTGCCGCCGCCGCAGAAACGAGGGGTAGATTACGGGTTTATATCTTCAAAAAATAACAAGTCTTCTCCAACATCGCTTTCGTGTTAA
- a CDS encoding type IV secretory system conjugative DNA transfer family protein: MYNFKPFTPIGVTNWRNHNQLFGIKPNDKLSHIFVIGKSGTGKSHLLINMACDDIYKAQGICVLDPHADTVKAILRQIPENRKSDLVYFDATNTSGLPGFNPLANVPEHQRQLVASEMITTFKKLFLESWGNRMEYILRFAIVTLLEYPGATLLDINALLTDKSFRGNVLQSIKNPYIRAFWETEYEMQSASTQANTILPILNKIGVLLANDTLRGIFGQQNGISFEQCMNEGKIVLCNLSKGEVGEDVATVLGSFITTAIQNAAMRRASIPESQRKPFYLYIDEAQNFVSTSFATMLPQVRKFGLGLFLANQHLSQLDTETRSAILANFGSLIVFRIGLEDAKVMEREFYPVFTYDDFISLPKYHIYIKLLIDGAESKGFSAVTLNDFLGHSGIRYQAALPSLEE; the protein is encoded by the coding sequence ATGTACAACTTCAAACCATTCACCCCAATCGGCGTCACCAATTGGCGCAACCACAATCAGCTTTTTGGAATTAAGCCGAACGACAAATTAAGTCACATTTTTGTGATTGGAAAATCAGGTACCGGGAAAAGCCATTTGCTCATCAATATGGCATGCGATGACATATACAAAGCGCAAGGCATCTGCGTGTTAGACCCTCATGCCGATACAGTCAAGGCAATATTGCGTCAAATTCCTGAAAATAGGAAGAGCGATTTGGTGTATTTTGATGCAACCAATACCAGCGGATTGCCTGGGTTTAATCCCCTTGCCAACGTGCCGGAACACCAACGGCAACTGGTCGCCTCTGAAATGATCACGACGTTTAAAAAGCTGTTTTTGGAGTCTTGGGGCAACAGGATGGAATATATCTTACGGTTTGCCATCGTGACGTTATTAGAATATCCCGGTGCGACATTGCTTGATATCAATGCCCTATTAACAGACAAGTCATTCCGGGGCAATGTGCTGCAAAGTATCAAAAATCCCTATATCCGCGCCTTTTGGGAAACGGAATACGAAATGCAGTCTGCAAGCACGCAGGCCAACACCATCTTGCCGATCTTGAATAAGATAGGCGTATTGCTTGCGAATGATACATTGCGCGGCATTTTCGGACAGCAAAACGGTATCTCGTTTGAACAGTGCATGAATGAGGGCAAGATAGTGTTATGCAATCTGTCAAAGGGCGAGGTGGGCGAAGACGTGGCAACCGTGCTTGGCAGTTTCATTACTACCGCCATACAAAATGCCGCAATGCGAAGAGCCTCTATTCCCGAATCACAGCGAAAGCCGTTTTACCTGTACATAGACGAAGCGCAAAATTTCGTGTCAACATCCTTCGCTACCATGCTTCCGCAGGTGCGCAAATTCGGACTGGGATTGTTTTTGGCAAATCAGCATCTTAGCCAACTTGATACCGAAACGCGAAGTGCTATTCTTGCAAATTTTGGTTCCTTAATTGTTTTTCGTATCGGTTTGGAGGATGCCAAAGTGATGGAGCGGGAGTTTTACCCTGTGTTTACTTATGATGATTTTATCAGTTTGCCAAAATATCACATCTACATAAAATTACTGATTGATGGTGCGGAGAGTAAGGGTTTTAGCGCGGTTACTTTGAATGATTTCCTTGGACATTCCGGTATACGTTACCAAGCTGCTTTGCCATCGTTAGAGGAATAA
- a CDS encoding class I SAM-dependent DNA methyltransferase, whose amino-acid sequence MNNINKLLILFEQFAYTQNEAAALNDFLDYFLLAFRYHETAEEQKRALETLINHPKRELLSKMLIEVGELSENFNDPLGDLYETLISKGRNGQFFTPGPITDLLTALVYDSNAKQGDMVLDPACGSGRMLLSAAKRNRHQLFYGADIDPLCCKMALMNMLLHSLTGEIAHMDSLSNKFFKGYVIGTVLLNGHHHPYYKPFTDPEQSRIWLRSKENLSQEAVTDPSESMRQPSERGVQGNLFDEL is encoded by the coding sequence ATGAATAATATCAACAAACTTCTGATCCTCTTTGAACAGTTCGCGTACACGCAAAACGAAGCTGCTGCCCTTAATGACTTTCTTGATTATTTTCTCTTAGCGTTTCGATATCACGAAACAGCCGAAGAGCAGAAACGGGCACTTGAAACACTCATCAACCATCCAAAGCGGGAACTGCTCTCGAAGATGCTGATCGAAGTAGGGGAACTCTCCGAAAACTTCAATGACCCTTTAGGAGATCTGTATGAAACCCTAATATCAAAAGGCAGAAACGGGCAGTTCTTCACTCCTGGCCCAATAACGGATTTGCTAACTGCTCTTGTTTACGACAGCAATGCAAAACAAGGAGACATGGTACTTGACCCAGCCTGTGGATCAGGAAGAATGCTGTTGTCGGCGGCAAAGCGCAACCGGCACCAACTCTTTTACGGCGCAGACATTGATCCGCTATGTTGCAAAATGGCCCTGATGAATATGCTGTTGCATTCGTTGACAGGTGAGATTGCGCACATGGATTCGCTTTCCAACAAGTTCTTCAAGGGATACGTTATCGGTACCGTTCTTTTAAATGGTCACCATCATCCCTACTACAAACCCTTTACTGATCCTGAGCAAAGCAGAATCTGGCTGCGCTCGAAGGAAAACCTTTCACAGGAAGCAGTTACCGATCCCTCCGAGTCAATGCGACAGCCCTCAGAAAGAGGAGTACAAGGAAATTTGTTTGATGAACTCTAA
- a CDS encoding toll/interleukin-1 receptor domain-containing protein: MEEEAIIRQEAKDFHRKTIEGSRKVEAIDDFHELKHRLYDFYSPESKAIFLDEIEKQIVSALKAHRDKAHGGLPGINCMHERKPEKLLFYIKQELDTLPIIAHQKNEANPTQVRDKVFVSYSHLDKEFLTDIQRHFKPFLNKIDFWDDSKILPGQKWKDEIKKAIDATKVAILLVSTDFLGSDFIATDELPPLLKAAEENGAVILMVVVKPCLFEEFPSLNQYQAMNPPSNPVIKMDYSDKEELFVNLVRQTKRVLDGEAK; the protein is encoded by the coding sequence ATGGAAGAAGAAGCGATCATACGGCAAGAAGCAAAAGATTTTCACCGTAAAACAATCGAAGGCTCAAGAAAAGTAGAGGCTATTGATGATTTCCACGAACTTAAGCACCGGTTGTATGACTTCTATTCACCGGAAAGCAAAGCTATTTTTTTGGATGAAATAGAAAAACAGATTGTCTCTGCACTTAAAGCCCACCGCGACAAGGCACATGGTGGATTACCTGGCATAAATTGCATGCATGAGAGAAAACCTGAAAAACTCCTTTTTTACATCAAGCAAGAATTAGATACGCTACCGATTATTGCTCATCAAAAGAATGAAGCAAATCCCACTCAAGTAAGAGATAAAGTATTTGTGAGTTACAGTCATTTAGATAAGGAATTTTTAACCGATATACAAAGGCATTTCAAGCCTTTCCTGAATAAAATTGATTTCTGGGATGATTCTAAAATACTTCCGGGACAAAAATGGAAAGATGAAATCAAAAAGGCAATAGATGCCACTAAAGTTGCAATATTGTTGGTCAGTACAGATTTTTTGGGCTCAGATTTTATCGCAACTGATGAGTTACCTCCATTGTTAAAAGCAGCTGAAGAAAACGGTGCAGTAATATTGATGGTTGTCGTTAAGCCTTGTTTGTTTGAAGAATTTCCATCTTTAAATCAATATCAAGCTATGAACCCTCCAAGTAATCCGGTAATCAAAATGGACTACAGCGATAAAGAGGAATTATTTGTCAATTTGGTTAGGCAAACTAAAAGAGTATTGGACGGCGAAGCTAAATGA
- a CDS encoding retron system putative HNH endonuclease: protein MKMINDGKYTDETKYNKRYKYDDIRTALGAIYLSKCAYCEQKIELSHVEHYRPKDIYHWLAFSWDNLILACPHCNEYKSTHFELSGTAVTFTNTAANIRSINTLSASYYFRELPKMINPEITDPLPHIKFKVDGAIESNEIRFKYTIEKCKISRTYLKDERRKLLNDFKDDIAAELLKPNKAGQIAGIGALVDKFKRDSKKMTNPYIAFRRYAIRHNWLKEIIKELL, encoded by the coding sequence ATGAAAATGATAAATGATGGTAAGTACACCGATGAAACAAAGTACAATAAGCGTTATAAGTACGACGACATCCGAACCGCTTTGGGCGCGATATATTTAAGTAAATGTGCTTATTGCGAACAAAAGATAGAACTATCCCATGTAGAACATTACAGGCCGAAGGACATCTATCATTGGCTGGCGTTTTCATGGGATAATCTCATTTTAGCCTGTCCGCATTGCAATGAATATAAAAGTACTCATTTTGAGCTATCCGGGACTGCCGTAACATTTACTAATACCGCGGCCAATATTCGCAGTATTAATACTCTTTCAGCATCTTATTATTTCAGGGAACTGCCCAAGATGATAAACCCTGAAATTACTGATCCATTGCCACATATTAAGTTTAAAGTTGATGGTGCAATAGAATCAAATGAAATTCGGTTTAAATACACTATTGAAAAATGCAAGATCTCCAGAACATACTTAAAGGATGAGAGAAGAAAGTTATTAAATGACTTCAAAGATGATATTGCGGCGGAATTACTAAAACCAAATAAAGCAGGACAAATAGCCGGAATAGGAGCCCTTGTAGACAAGTTTAAACGGGATTCAAAAAAGATGACTAATCCATATATCGCGTTTCGACGGTACGCTATAAGACATAATTGGCTTAAGGAAATAATTAAAGAGTTATTATAG
- a CDS encoding AAA family ATPase has protein sequence MSLNIDFTKLKTSWTKYDIVQVMDVISSEDRIDRYLKRKIIIDIPILRSFLGIKSLTEPVPTYWSEIQNYPEEKRLFALLAVIFTHGEIVKWFAEKFSTGFMQGICIVSGGKLFTNIRSALVESGAAKSIYRRAEEVPYDFTPIYKNGEVGKLFKQVLIERLSRVAKRQITTEEFYQASRDNNFHRALSLTEFQYERWLEGSSLLEFMQKDTFVITPAEFDRKFKEYIEERLTANNLDLLYDFIYKNKAFYLKQKPRFDSLREFFPGIKTVTFHLEQISDTALKLQYDQILNRKSDVPSIGNDVLRIYQHVFSIDLDTLLQDDLFINVNKYLAANYVTKIDAVRIENFYSIKEINLTGLSSTNEIYLLGENGDGKSLVLMAIYLAFNQFYITENTEQERTGKIKDLIQDNRNLFLIGRDENGVVYGKRKHWLNQFFAYGAHRGRHGADNTEKYGFMSLFDGDQVLISPVLWLKDKKLEELQTRPSAISDPSQAQSQSLVQLSISSIQEMLYDILEKNVSITFEGSEIFFLEKGSRLKFDQLSEGYKSVIIFVCDLIFRLIQNQPWAQSIQELKGVVLVDEIDLHLHPKWQFIIIKKLRALFPNVQFVFSTHSPAIIQGASDDAIIYRVYRNEKDGKTKLSDVYYRKNLDHLMINSLVTSPLFGMDSARMNSTNDNSDTSDSYLLYRINQRIHSELEARKNSGQVFITESEIDELIDKLLREDLDSND, from the coding sequence ATGAGCCTGAATATCGATTTTACTAAACTTAAAACATCATGGACTAAATATGATATTGTCCAAGTTATGGATGTTATTTCGAGTGAAGATAGAATTGACCGTTATTTAAAAAGGAAAATAATCATTGATATCCCCATTCTACGATCATTTTTAGGAATAAAGTCTTTAACAGAACCGGTTCCGACATATTGGAGCGAAATTCAAAATTACCCCGAAGAAAAAAGACTATTTGCCCTACTCGCAGTAATTTTCACTCATGGTGAAATAGTAAAGTGGTTCGCGGAAAAATTTTCAACGGGTTTTATGCAAGGAATATGCATAGTTTCTGGAGGAAAGCTCTTCACAAATATCCGAAGCGCGTTGGTAGAATCTGGTGCCGCCAAGTCAATCTACAGGCGAGCAGAAGAGGTGCCTTATGATTTCACGCCGATATATAAAAATGGTGAAGTCGGAAAATTATTCAAGCAAGTATTAATAGAACGTCTTAGTCGCGTGGCTAAACGACAGATTACTACCGAGGAATTTTATCAGGCAAGCCGGGATAATAACTTTCACCGCGCGCTTAGCCTTACGGAATTTCAATACGAACGTTGGCTGGAAGGCAGTTCCTTATTGGAATTTATGCAGAAAGATACCTTTGTAATTACACCTGCCGAATTCGACAGAAAATTTAAGGAATATATTGAAGAGCGGTTAACAGCCAATAATCTTGATCTGCTTTATGATTTTATTTACAAGAACAAGGCTTTTTATTTAAAGCAAAAACCACGATTTGATTCGCTTCGTGAATTTTTTCCTGGTATAAAAACTGTCACTTTTCATCTTGAACAAATTAGTGATACTGCTTTAAAATTACAATACGATCAGATTTTAAATAGAAAATCTGATGTGCCCAGTATTGGGAATGATGTATTGCGTATATACCAACATGTCTTTTCAATTGATTTAGATACGTTATTGCAGGATGACCTATTTATTAATGTTAATAAATATCTGGCGGCAAATTACGTTACAAAAATTGATGCCGTAAGGATTGAAAATTTCTATTCAATAAAAGAAATCAATCTTACGGGCTTATCCTCTACTAATGAAATATACCTGCTTGGTGAAAACGGAGATGGTAAGTCTCTTGTTCTAATGGCTATTTATTTAGCGTTTAATCAATTCTATATTACAGAGAATACCGAACAGGAAAGGACAGGGAAAATAAAAGATCTTATACAGGATAATAGAAATCTTTTCTTAATCGGCAGAGATGAAAACGGTGTTGTTTACGGCAAAAGAAAACATTGGTTAAATCAATTTTTTGCTTACGGCGCTCACCGTGGTCGGCACGGCGCCGATAATACAGAGAAATATGGTTTTATGAGCCTTTTTGATGGTGATCAGGTTTTAATAAGTCCGGTCTTATGGCTGAAAGACAAAAAGTTGGAAGAACTTCAGACTCGTCCATCTGCTATTAGTGATCCATCACAGGCTCAATCTCAATCTCTTGTACAGCTATCCATTTCATCAATTCAGGAGATGCTCTATGATATTCTTGAAAAAAACGTTTCAATTACTTTTGAAGGCAGCGAAATCTTTTTTTTAGAAAAAGGCAGTCGTTTGAAATTTGATCAGCTTTCGGAAGGTTATAAAAGTGTAATTATATTTGTTTGTGACCTTATATTTCGTTTAATACAAAACCAACCCTGGGCGCAATCTATTCAGGAATTAAAGGGAGTTGTATTAGTAGATGAAATTGATCTCCATTTACATCCAAAATGGCAATTTATCATTATTAAAAAATTACGTGCATTGTTTCCCAATGTGCAGTTTGTTTTTAGTACCCATAGCCCAGCTATCATCCAAGGAGCATCTGACGATGCGATTATCTACAGAGTTTACAGAAATGAAAAGGACGGTAAGACCAAACTGAGCGATGTTTACTATCGAAAAAATTTAGACCACTTGATGATCAATTCATTGGTTACTTCACCGCTATTCGGTATGGATTCGGCGCGTATGAATTCCACAAATGATAATTCGGATACTAGTGATAGTTATCTTTTATATAGAATCAATCAAAGAATACACTCGGAATTGGAAGCTCGAAAAAATAGTGGCCAGGTGTTTATAACTGAATCTGAAATTGATGAATTAATCGACAAATTGCTTAGGGAAGATTTAGATAGCAATGATTAA